The genomic DNA GGCCGTAGTGCAGCACCTGCACGCTTTCGTGGTAGACCATGCCGATGCCGTGGCCGCAGTAGTCGCGCACGACGGAGAAACCGGCGTTCTCGGCCACCGTCTGGATCGCGTGACCCACGTCGCCCAAGGTGGCGCCCGGCTTCACGGCGCGGATGCCGGCCCACATGGCGTCATACGTGACGTCGCACAGTTTTCGCGCAGCTTTCGACGGGTTGCCGACGTAGTACATGCGGCTGGTGTCGCCGAACCAGCCGTCCTTGATGACGGCCACGTCGATGTTGATGATGTCGCCGTCCTTCAGGATTTTCTTGGGCGACGGAATGCCGTGGCAGACCACCTCGTTGACGGACGTGCACAGCGTCTTCGTGAAGCCGGCATAACCGACGTTGGCCGGAATGACTTTCAATTCCTTGACGATGTAGTCGTGGCACAGCTTGTCCAGGTATTCCGTCGTCACACCTGGCTTCACGTGTGGGCCGATCATCGTCAGCACGTCGGCGGCCAGCTGGCCGGCGGCGCGCGACAGTTCGACCTGTTCCGGCGACTTGATCAGGATTTCGTTGCTGTTTTTCTTACGCATTGAGCGTCTCCCGGTCCAGTGGCGCCAGCCGCAGCGGTCCGCCGCCGGTGTCGCCACGCAGCAGCAGTTGGCACAGCTCGCTGTAATTCAGGTCGGGATTGGTTTCGGCCAGCAGGCCGATGCGCAGCCAATGCTCGGCCTGCGCATTGATCGAGCGGCTCAGGGCGCCGCTGGCGATGCGGAGGTTCTCATGCATCTGGTCGGAAATCTTGACGATGCCCATGGTATGCCTTTATACGGTTTATATACGAACCGTATATTAGCACACAGGAACCCGAGGGGACAGGCACCGCTTACTTTACCGCTTGCGGGTCGAAATGCGGGTTCTGGATCAGCCCCAGCACATTGCCGAATGGGTCGGCCAGCTCGGCGGTGCGGATGCCTTCGCCCACGTCCTGTACCGCGGAGTGAACGCTCGCACCCAGCCCGACGATGCGCGCGACCTCGGTCTCTACGTCGTCCACGCCCCAGTACACCTGGGTGCCGGTCGTGCCCGGCGTGCCGTCCGGGATCAGGCCCAGTTCGAAGCCGCCGATGTTGAAGCCGACATAGAACGGCTGGTCGAAATACGGCTCCGCGCCGAACACCTGGGTGTACCACGCTTTCGCGGCGGCCAGGTCGGGGGCGGGATAAATAGCGGTGCGCAATCCTTTGATCATGAAGCTCTCCTGTTGTCGATGGCGCCATCTTGCCATGGCGGCAGCAGGGCCGATTGGAAAAATGGAAGGTCAGCGCCGCCACGTGGCCGGCGTGGTGCCGGCGAAATCGTGGAAGTCGCGAATCAGGTGCGACTGGTCGAAGTAGCCGCAATCCAGGGCCAGCTGCGCCAGCTCGATGGCGCCGCCGTGCCGCAGCGCCTCGCTGGCGCGGCGGAAGCGGCAGATGCGGGCAAACAGTTTCGGCGTCAGTCCGACCTGTTGGCCAAACTGCAGGGCGAGGTGTTGACGGGAGACGTGCAGCGCGTCGGCCAGCGCCTCCAGGCGCACCGCGCCGTGAGACGCTTCGATGATCGCCACCGCGCGTTGGCCGAGCGTCGGCGCCGGGGCGGCCTCGACCCGGCGCGCGAGCAAGGCCTGCTCGACCAGGCGCAGTCGCGCGGCGGTAGTGAGTGCTGGCTGCCACAGCGCATCCTGCAGGCGCATCGCATCGGCACGTCCCCACAGGTCGGCCAGTTCGGCGCGCGTATCCGTCAGCACGCGCAAGGGGGCACCCAGGAACAGGCTGGCGGCGCCAGGCCGGAAGCGCACGGCCACGATCCG from Pseudoduganella armeniaca includes the following:
- the map gene encoding type I methionyl aminopeptidase, with the translated sequence MRKKNSNEILIKSPEQVELSRAAGQLAADVLTMIGPHVKPGVTTEYLDKLCHDYIVKELKVIPANVGYAGFTKTLCTSVNEVVCHGIPSPKKILKDGDIINIDVAVIKDGWFGDTSRMYYVGNPSKAARKLCDVTYDAMWAGIRAVKPGATLGDVGHAIQTVAENAGFSVVRDYCGHGIGMVYHESVQVLHYGRPGTGMVLQPGMIFTIEPMINAGKHQTRALPDGWTVVTADRSLSAQWEHMVTVTETGFDVLTLGPGEKI
- a CDS encoding ParD-like family protein; the protein is MGIVKISDQMHENLRIASGALSRSINAQAEHWLRIGLLAETNPDLNYSELCQLLLRGDTGGGPLRLAPLDRETLNA
- a CDS encoding VOC family protein — its product is MIKGLRTAIYPAPDLAAAKAWYTQVFGAEPYFDQPFYVGFNIGGFELGLIPDGTPGTTGTQVYWGVDDVETEVARIVGLGASVHSAVQDVGEGIRTAELADPFGNVLGLIQNPHFDPQAVK
- a CDS encoding AraC family transcriptional regulator — translated: MALTFYAEFPPCPALRPYVACLWAAKTDGAAPHRVLPDNCVDILWQDTGAGAFAVGMMSAPIWVPATGPVRIVAVRFRPGAASLFLGAPLRVLTDTRAELADLWGRADAMRLQDALWQPALTTAARLRLVEQALLARRVEAAPAPTLGQRAVAIIEASHGAVRLEALADALHVSRQHLALQFGQQVGLTPKLFARICRFRRASEALRHGGAIELAQLALDCGYFDQSHLIRDFHDFAGTTPATWRR